The window ATCAGGAACAAGCTCCTCAGAGACCTGAAGTAAAGAGCAGAGGGGGGGGCAAACCATGCTGGACACTACATTTCCCACAATGCAACTGAACAGCAGCAAACTAAAAATTTGAAGTGAAGCTTCTCTTTCAACCGGCAATGTTTACAGATGGGCAGTTTCCTGCGCTCAGCTCTGCTGGTTTAATTCTGCTCGTATTCCTGCAGATTCTGCTCTCAGGCTCTAACGCTTAGTTCCAGGTTACAGCCTGAAACTATGGAAACCACAGCTGGCTACGGATTGTGTGTGCTGCCCAACCTGTTGCCCAGTGGCTGCTGAAGGTGGCTGGCTGCTGCTAGGTGGTCGCTAAGAAGGCGATGCACCAAAAACCGccttgtttttgcttgtttttgtttttactttaaaattcgAACTAACTGCTGGAATCTCTCGTGGAcattagatgaactgcaggttTTGGTGCTTgatttttccttctttgtccagcgaagtgcatcatgggaaatgtagtctttCCCACTGACTGAGAAACAGAGCCTCAAACTCTGAACATTATCTatagctgacctttgacctttcccTCCGCTCCTGCTCCTGTTTCTCCAGCTCAGCTATCCGCTGGCTCAGTTCCTCCCAGTGCATGATGGGAAGGTCCTGGTCCAGAGAGGATGCCTCCATGGGGTGATCCTGATGAAGCTccttctcctccccctcctcttcctcctccttctcctcagacgtctctttctctccctccatccTCCTTGAATGAACCAAAGCAAGATCAACAAAAAGTAAACAATAACATGTGTAAACACAGAAAGCAACAAACAgcgttgttttcatttaaaaactctGAAGACCAAGGTGGAAACTCAAACCTACAGAATGTCTGAGACGATTTATCCACAACACTCATTAACATGTTGCAGTTTTTTCTACTCCTGGATCTGTAAGAAGTCACACAGAGAAATACCTTATATGGTTATCTCAGGCAGCAAAGCCCCACCCATTTGCATTCTGTTTATGAGTGGCAGCCAATAATATGGAAGTGGCTTAAAGAGGGAGGGGCTAAAATGCTGTGCCACCGgtgcatatttttgtatctatttgATATTAAGCAAATATTGGGCCAGTATTGCCGATACCAATACTAATAATGTGGCAACCTCTCAGTGTGTCATAACATATTTGATAATTCTGGacatattttaatgatcactAAATCACAGCGAATTTAACTTTCCACAACAAAAGTAGTAGTTTGAAGTAGTAGTAGTTTGAAACTGGGATTTTTTAGAGCTGGAATTTGAATGGTCCTGTCAGTGAAGCCCTTTGGCTCAGCTTCTGCTGTTTAAAGGTTTCACAGGCTGTTAATACAATATACAGTCAAAACACAAAGATATTTATCGTTACAGTATTAACATCAATGCTATTCTGTACGTTTGATGAACTGAAGGTCCAGTTTAAGATAAAGAGGGCTTATTTTGAACTTTAACTCATGTTAAGCTACTGTAGAAACCCAGGATAAACATCTGGAGCTGGGACTGAGCAGTGGTGTGAGCTAAAGTTATTAATATCATTAATAACCCAGCAATAATCATGTAAAGCTGCACACATGCCAAATACAATCAATAGAGATCAATAATTAAGGAATAGTTTCAACAATCTGGTAACGTTTAAATATGTTTACGGAAGATTTATTGGTTGTAAATGATCTGCCCATGTGGTTGCGGATAGAGGTGAATGATCAGAGTTGTGACTGCTGCTCTCTGAGCCCTCCCGGCGGCTGTGGCTCCGCAGTGTCCCGCTGCTGTCGCGCTGCTCTGGCCGCATGTTGTTTAGGAGCAGCGGGGACACCCCACCTACCAGTCACATCCAGGCGGCTCCGGTTCTCCCCGGCATGTCGCCGTCCGTGTGCGGCCCCCCGGGTCTCCGTGTGCGCCTCCCGCGAAGCTTCACAGTTTTTTCGGGAACCTCGAGTAAAGCAGCTCAAAGTTTCCTGAAACTATTTTAACTCCGTCTGAGGAAGGagcacctcctccacctcccctTCCGCTCTCCCAGATTTAACCTCTCGTCTGATCGTTAAAGTGACCGACGGCACGAGCGCTAACGGTAACGGGACGGTACTTGGAGTACTCCGGTGTGCGGGTGCGTGCGTGGGGACTGTTAGGTGCAGTCAGGAGCGCGGTGTGGTTGCTTTAGTTGCAGGAGTTGCCCCATCTTGTTGCTGCTGCGATTAGCTTGGCTGCAGAAGTTGCTGTGTTTAATTGTACACTGTTGTGTCAATGGTTGCCTTGTGTGGTTAAGGTTGCAGCTACTGTTACTATGGCTACTTAGTTGCACCAATTACATAAGCTTGTTTTGCTTtagttgcttttatttttggaaTATTTGCCATCTTAGTTGCAAATTGTACTAGTTGGTGGTGTTGCTGTGAGTTGCATATGCAGGCATTCTCACTGTGGTTGCTGAGGCTGGTTACAGGTGTTGCTGTAGTCGTGTATGTTGTGCTTAGATATTTGGTTTTGGGGCAGAAGTTGCTGCATGCAGAGGTTGGCCAACTGAGGATGTTGCCGTGGTTGCCTCGATGTGAACCTGAAGGTTTGGGATGTTGAAATGATCTTTGTTGCTGGATGTGGATCAGAGTTGAACGGAGATTCGCTGAAACACACTCTGGGTGCTTTTCAGTAAAATATTGGAATCTTTTAATAACTTCATGTCTGTGTTGGACTCGGTCCAGGTGCGACTCTGGTCCAGGTTCAGGTCCAGCTGATTCTCTCCTCGTGGGAAACATCTGCACAGCGGCAGTGAAGGGGTTACGGTTGCCGGTGTCCAGTTTCACCATATTTTGGAGATGACGACTCAGCGCAGATGAAGAATTCACAACAACAGAGGAAACACCACAACATTCCTGCCATCGAAGCTCCGTCCTGACGCTCCGTGTTACTGAGCTCAGTCATGAGAACTTCCTGTCTGAGCTGATGAGcatttaaacataaaatacTAAACACTCAGTTTTTATGACTTTAACTGAGTTTAACTGCTTGAAGACGCCACCCTGGATGTATGACTGCTTCCTGAAAGTTTAGAGACCAGATTACAGATggtataaaatgaataaatgaatgtccCTCATTTCTTTTCCATCCATCTGTTAAAGTAAACTCAGGAAAAACAGAACTAATGATAATTAATAAAAAGACAAACGTGCTTTGTTTAAACAGTTACaccattttttaaattcatttttaatttttttaagaaacaaatttttaaatttattaagCAAATAAACGTAGCTTACTTTAGCTTCACATTCAAAGTGTGGTTGTCTGGCTGCACCACGGCAGACAAAAAGGCACTTCAGAGGGTCATTAACATCAATCATTGGACATCCTGAAGGACCTGTGCAGCTGTCTCAGTGTACTCAGAGACCAGGTTACATCAAAAAACTCTATTTTCTGCAGTATTCGCTTGATTGTTACACCCCAGTCTACCgtcgtgtttttttttcattgaccACTGACaaaaaagcctcatttctgctgttcaataacaaagaaatgtaaacttttacaAATGAttgcttagctgtgtctctaatcaaacctctgtaactttgctctgcttcatcttcagcagcatcaggtaatgttcagatgttgattcatggttttcttctgtttttcatctttctgtgttacctcagttactttgacacaaagacattgctgtgatgctcacacctccgAAGTCTCACAAGTGCCAGCTTTGTGTTTATACAtggatataaaaatatagactGTACGGATAAATGaccagaattataatatttctcacTGAATCTGAATTGAATCAGTTATAGAAatcgatacccagccctagcaATAGCCCTAATCAGTGCTAACAGCTGGCATGACTGCCTCCCTGGACTTTTGGGGGGCAATAATGTGCAACAAACATCCATTCTAGAATTTATTATGTCATACTTTTTTGCACTTTTATCCACTTTAAATTTTACTGCGTTGTGTTTATTTCTGGCGTGGGACAATTTTCCAATGTCATTGTACTATTGTACTAAATATGACTGAAacgacaataaagagttatcttaaaattgttttattttaaaatcagaaCCAGACAGTAAAGGAAAACTAAATCACTGATCAAAACCAATACCAATGCTTCATTTTACCACTATAAAATTTAAAGTCATCACTGTTAACATTACAGTCATAAATCTTTTAAGAGATAATTTCACACAGAACTCAACTTCAATTTCAACACCCAGTGTGACAAACACTGATATAAACTACAGCTACATGCTATGATGTCACGCGTTGTTCTGTAGATTAGAATaattaaaaatgataataatgataaatcgGTGTGAGCTGGATTAACCATTGGACAATAAGAAAATGACCAATTCTTCACTAAATTAAAGGCATTTAGATTTTTTAGTGTATTAAATATCGGTGGATCTTATGTTAAAGTGTGGAAACGCTTGTCATGTATGATAATCTCTGAGTTTTGGAGGAAGAAACAGGACAGAACTTTTTATGTATTTGCATGGCAGGCTGCAGTTCCCCCTGTGGCCGGCCGGCGGCGCTGTTTCCACAGTTGGCGAACTGCCTGTATTTGGTTGAAGGACTATGTTGTAAAAATCTTTCAAACTGTTAATTTTCGGAGTTTTCGCGACTCCTCCGCAGGAGTGCTCGGTGGGTTCGGGGCCGGCGTGACCGCCTCTTCCCGGGGACAGGCGGACCGTCCCGCCTAGGACAGTGTGGCGCGGGTGCTTAGCGGTTTTCTGATCTCTGGAGGTTTTTGCTGTTAGCTCCGCAGCTAATCCTAAAAGTCGCATCAGCTGTGCGGATTAAAAGTTTCCCCACAAAGCCGGGCCCAGGAGGAGGCTCTGCTGGGCACATTTAGGGAACTTCATCGCGGCTGTTTCTGCGTATTTTTCGCGGTTTTACGCAGTCGTAAAAAATAACGTTAGCGGCGCAGCAAGTGAAGCCAGCTGTGGGTCATAAATGTCGCCGTGGCCCGCAGTCACACGCGGATAATAAGGTTTTCGTAAGGAGATGCGGTAAAGAGAGGCGAGCTTCGCTGTTCAGCCCGCTGACTCGGCGGCTCTGGGTTTGCTGCTAGCGAGGCCTGCGGGTCGGGCTTCCACCGGGCTCGAGTAGAGCCCGTAGCCGCCGTCAAGCGGTTGAAGGCCGGCAGACGGCGCAGTCGGGCCTGTGGACCAAAGTATGGAACGGATGGAAGTGGACCAGTGCGCAGGCGCAGGAGGCGGGGCACTTCGCAGGTCGAACAGCGCCCCCATGATCACGAGTGTCAGGTTAGTGGTTCTACACCACACGTTGAACTCCGTCCAAAAGAACTTAAATTTTAATGTATTGATCACAGAAAGCTCGAAGCTATTATTTTAATAGATAAAGTAAGTCATCTTAATACAACAGTCCTGGTCTTTTATTCGGCTTAATGCCAGGTGTGatgtaataaaattaaatgtttattttacttgTGCTTATTTTCACTTAGATAATAATAGAACTATACAGAAAGATTGTAAACATGGCCAACTTATtactgtttttatgtttgttaaTCTCCTGCTGTGAATACTAATGTCTTAGCTTGAAAGTAGCAGCCACTATAGTCCATATAATAATTAGTTTAAACTACAGTTTATTTACACATGAAATAATTTGCAAatctaaaaaatgtaaatatgagaAATTAAAAAATTCTGTGGCTActtggataaaaataaaaaacactcctGGCATCCTTTTTGATTTTTGTACTTTGAAAATCattaaacagattttaaaaatgacacGTACCATGAGGGCAGCAAGAATCAGTTTGAACCCTGAACATACGAGAACAAAATTTTAACATAATTGTTCATAATTGTTTAAGATACTGATGCCAATAAAtagttatttatatatttaaatatccaAACCTCGGCTCTGTGAAAATTACACGAGAGGTTATTGATTATCTTATTTATCACGTTATTGCTCTCTCTCAGTGACGGGATGACGGTCTTCAGTCCCGTGTCCTCGGCTCGGTACAGACGCAGCAGCATCTCCATCAACCCCAGCTGTCCCTCGCAGGTCAGTAGTGCTGCAAAAACTTTATTTACCGGAAAATGTTCATAAGCAGTGAGATAACACAGTGTTTAAGCACACCTGATCTGAAGCGTCAGGTGTTTCCTTTGAGCTGTAGAGGTCGACCGAAACTTAAACCAGAAgagacagagagctgcacagGAACCAGATGTGACAGCTGCACCAGCTTTGAGAAAAACCCTCTGATCTGGATATTAAAGTTTTTATCGAGGGCTGAAACTGGAAGGTCTCatcaaccaatcacagctcCCCTAACTGCACCCCATGCCGATGTTTATGACTGCTCGTACGCTTGCAGAAGGAAACAAGGAGCCAACTGCACTCATGTTTTACTGTTCAACATActtttaactcaaaatgttcAAGTACTGAGGAGAAATTATAAGATAAGCACCACATTTGACCTTTTAATCTGCCgttgaaacacagagcagagctaGTCTCTAATCTGACGATCATCATAGACGCTGGGCCAAACACCACGTTCTCCTCCGACTTCTCTGTAActttgtttttgtacttttgtcTTCACCACAAAGATCAGCAGCAAATATCCAGTCAGGACTTCCTGCTTGGATCCTTGAAGAACTCAGCAGGACTACAAACAGTGATAAAAGTCAGACTAAACTGTGATGAGCACTTTGACTGCATCTGTTCTGAAGTTAAAGGATAAACTGTGGAGATCACTCAGAGTTGGAAAAAATCTCGAGACAGTTTTCAGATCTAATAATAAAACGTTTATTCATGTTGCACCTTTTTAACTTAAGTTCAGACAGCAGGGCCAGAAATACACCAGGATGTAACAGAATAAAAAGGGTCAGACAATCGATTACAAAACGATCAGTGATGATAGAATCAAATCAAATGACCTTCTCTCTCGACTCAGCCTGATGGAAAAGCACAGTTCCAGCCTTCAAACaaagatggcagcacagcttacAAACTCACAGctcgtgacctctgacctgcacAGTCTGAAGCTTGTCCTTTAAATGATGCTCTCTTCATTTCAGCTTCACGTAAACCTTTCAGTCCACTTTTTATCCGTTTTAGCCTCTTTGAGCTCctgttttacacatttttcctctttcagctcGTCCCTCTGTCTCCTTTCTCTCTGACCGGATACAGACTCGACCACAAGAGGCAGGTGAGGACAGACTTCCTGCTCTGCTTCCCGCCAGCACGccactttctttctctttttgctcAGCATCGTCTACAACATGTTTAAGctatttttaaatcaaagaGCAGTGCTTCAGTGTCTGTGTTTGCTTCACCTCAGGAGGAGAACACGGAGATGACGCTCAGAGGGACTCTGCAGAGACTTGGGTAATCCAGAAACTCTACTTCTATCTTTGAGGTTTAAACAAGCAGTCGGTaaccctctgtctctcttccagtCCTTCCAGTCTGGTCCCAGTTCCTCCAGGCAGCCAGTGGCACAACCACACATCAGTGGTGAGCTTCTCCACTTCAGCTTTCATGCTGCCTCACTCTTATTTTGATGGTTTACAACTGCACTTCCTGTCAGGATGCTTTATTCTTTTCTAACCTGCTGAGCCTCATGGGTATTGTAGTTTTTAGACCAATAAGAAAGAGCTTTAGTTTCGAATGTAGTTTGAATCTCCTGACTTGGAGCCCTGAAACTAAACCCGATCAAACAGTGAATGAAGTTCATTTAAActggagcttttttttcttcagtggtTTCCGTCACACGACAGCGGCGTCACGCCCAACTCGTCCCCGAGTCCTACCAGGAGGTTCAGGTTTGTCTAACGCCTAAGCCTGATTTATTGTGTAGTCATTGCGCCACTGTGCTGACGAATGTGTCGATTGCCCCGCAGACCTGCGGTCAGCACCACGGTGAGGTGGCCGGCGTTGACTCCGCTGAAGAGGAAAGGTAACCAACATTTTACTGTGGATCATTCTTATTCTGCAGTCTTGAAACAAAAGTGTGTAAATCTGTGAAAACTCATCCCTCAGGGGGGGTGGAGTCAGATGGACCCCCAAAGAAGCTCTTTGTTGCTGGGGTGACAGACCCCACCCACCACAGCAGCTACACAGTTAGGTGAGGatgacctgagagatgcattgTGTTCAAAACCTAAAACGTGAAACCTGatcttcctcctctcttctcAGCGTCTCACAGTCAGCGGCAGACTCTCCTCCTGTGGGAGGGTCCATTCCTCAGTCCCACCCCCTGTCTCTCTCGCCCCCACCCGCCTTCACTCCCTTCACCTCCCACCAGCACCCTGGACACTAAAGACCAGCTCACCTCCCGACCCGTCACAGTGGGCACAGACCGCCCGTCAGCAGCTGGAGGAACTTCAACCTTCATCACATCGTAGATCTGTTCCAGTCATCCACCAGTGTCCCTGTAAGCCCCGCCTCTGTAGATTTCCAGCTGTCCCCATTGGCTGATTGAAGATTCATCTCCACAATCATGTCACTTTGTGGCTCCACCCCACTGCCATCAAACAGTGCCGAGAGGACTCGACATCAGTGTCATCGTGACATCATGAAGTAAACTCGGGAAACTTTGTAGGACTGAAGACACGCTGGTTGTGTAATCGGGTTGAACAAGCGCAGCTTGGAGTGAAGGGGTTTGTGGGTAATCCTTACGTGAACATGGAGCAGAAATTaggactgaagaagaaaaaggaaaagccaGAGGATGTCCCATTCTTTTGCTTCCTTTCTTTAAAAACGCGTTGAAGACGGATCTCGGCTCGTGGAAGGATGAAACCTGGAGGCTCCTGTCCAAACGGACCAATCAGCTGATGCTGTTCATGTTCAACTTCCTGTTTCTCTGTAGTTTATTATTGAGATAGTTCAAATGAGGTCCTGAGTTGTATTCAGGACTTAAACGCAAACCGCTGTCCGGACGGTCTTTGGAGGCACTTCAGGAACATTTGATTTCCTCTTCAATCGACGGGATCGGAATCAAACTTGGAAACTTCAGCACAACTTTTGTTTCCTGAAGTTGCTTTTGTAAAATCTCAGAAATCTTTCTGTAAGGAAGACATAGAAATGATGAGGTTTATTTAGAGGAATTCATGAGTGTTCATGATCATCTGGACTCACAGCCCTTCATCGAATCAAGGATCATTCCCGATCCCAAAACCACATGAAGGTGGGCTGAAGCTCTGCCTCTGAACAACACTTCAGCCTTCGAaggctttttgtgttttaatgaaAACTTCCAGTTATGGGTGAGACTGGATCCTTCTGGTTTTGTCAGATCTCAGTTGGAGGCCGTTTTTAAGCCGGTCTCCAGTAAGAGGAAAGAGGTGGTTTCTTGTTAATAGTGTATCTATATGTGAATACTTTGAGCAGCTGGTGTGCGCTGACCTTCCTTCGGCCTGCAGAAAGAAGCcgtgctcttcctcctctgataTACATTTATGATTGAACTCGTTCAACCCactaaatgtctgtgaaggttctcagtcatccaggtcatcgtagtcaaaggagcttgcaaagaaaagcgtctggacttctttaagttgcttttcaagcaacttaaagaagtccagacgcttttctttgcaagctcctttgactcaaCCCACTAAAGTTAGTTTGCTTGAGTCTGCTCTGATTTATCAGCCACACCTGACCTACAGAGAGTTTAGAGTGTTGAGTGCTTCCTGAGGCCGTTTGACGGGGGAAGCTAGACTGTGCAGGTACAGGCCCCCATAAAGAGAGGGGCCGGTCAGTTCTTCAGCGTTAGCAGCATTTAGTTACATGAAAGCTCACTGACACCAAAGCAACAGTTACCAACATCAGTTGACTTGATGTGGTTTTGGATGTATGTGCCGTGTGGTGTTACCGTGAAGTATTATCCATGTGGTGCATGGTTCAAAGTTCACGCCGCATGTCAGTGAGCAGGTTTGTGCTGTAAGAATATTACAGCAATAAATAAAGGTGATATGGTATTCCTGCTGGAAGCACCAGTTCACCGGTCTGGATATAATGATGTTCCTGTGATGATGTGAGCACAAATCTGAGGTCAGAGGTCGGAGGCGATGCTTTATGTGGACGAGCTGCAGTTCTGCTTCCAGcgtttgcacagtgctgtacagTTTCCTACGATCACTCATCGTGCCTGAACATGTCTTCATTTGGGAGGAGCAGCGGTCGGGTCAAAGGTCAGGCCTGAGGTTCAGTGAGACATGTTTGTAAATAGTCTCTATAAGCTCTTTGATGAAGTGTCTTTATTCCCAGTTAAAGAGAAAGACCCGCTGAGCGTTGGTCGCCATCGGCGACGCAGACACAAAagctttgtagttttttttagaGGCAGATTATATTTTGCCGTCACCACTTTGCACAGTGTGACCATTTTATCGTCCTTTCATTCAGAGACTGATGACATAACCTCGTGGAAGGATGCTGTCCAGTTCTGCTGCTTTTTCTGTTCTTGCTTTATTGTCACGACTCTGAGTCTGTCCTGTTCCAGACGCTGTCACATGGCGGCTCGGGGTTCGTGAGCAGGCCCACACCAAAGTCTTCACCTGCTAAAATGTCTAAAACAGGGGTGGGCacctccaggcctcgagggcccctgtccctgcaggttttagatgtgtccttgaagcagcacagctgatttaaatgactaaattagctcctgcagttctccagaggcctggtaacgaactgatcatgtgattcaggtgtgagatctgaaacctgcaggacaccggccctcggggcctggaggtgcccacccctggtctaaaaggaaaaaataaactattatttaactttttaaaaaagcaaaacgtGTCAAAAAAGATGTAAATCAGACATTTACTGATTCTTCTGCTGCGTTTTTCATGCAGTTTGTCTGAATCAGGATTCATTTCCAGTTTGAAGCGTCTGAAGCAGGACAGACTTTCCTCAGAGGTCACGACACGCTGCCAAATTCTAGTCGCTGTTCAGACAGACCGTAGCTTTAAGAcaacttcctgtgtgtgtgtgtgtgtgtgtgtgtgtgtgtgtgtgtgtgtgtgtgagataaacTTTGCACAAGCGCCATCCCATGCTGTCAGTAGCTCTGGTGAGAGGAGGTGTTATGTAGCGGGACAGAAATGTGACGGACTCTGGTTTAAACGTCTTTGGTGTTTCGTTGTCGAGACTCTCGTCCTGCAGGTGTCTGAAGTCCaatatcatgtttttatttttatatgtgaTGCACGTGTCCCGTGTGATTGGAGGTTTTCGTGTTGGACATGAAGCTGTTATCCGTTACATCCTGACACGGACGGATTTTTATGCAGAGG of the Maylandia zebra isolate NMK-2024a linkage group LG10, Mzebra_GT3a, whole genome shotgun sequence genome contains:
- the LOC101475361 gene encoding P2R1A-PPP2R2A-interacting phosphatase regulator 1 — translated: MERMEVDQCAGAGGGALRRSNSAPMITSVSDGMTVFSPVSSARYRRSSISINPSCPSQLVPLSPFSLTGYRLDHKRQEENTEMTLRGTLQRLGPSSLVPVPPGSQWHNHTSVWFPSHDSGVTPNSSPSPTRRFRPAVSTTVRWPALTPLKRKGGVESDGPPKKLFVAGVTDPTHHSSYTVSVSQSAADSPPVGGSIPQSHPLSLSPPPAFTPFTSHQHPGH